The following proteins come from a genomic window of Natrinema saccharevitans:
- a CDS encoding SDR family oxidoreductase, with protein MTDSQPLDRVLVAGASGATGEELLSVLRPTDLTVRATTRSYGNVDALGRHGADEVVVADFFDSGDAVAAVEDCDLVCCALGTPPSLRHTIGTKLVDRTGVINLVTAAVAAEVSYFVFESAIGVGDSKAGLSLPARLLLRGSLRAKRDAETALRRSGLGYTIVRPGRLTDDPPSGDVIVGQGGDSVAGSIPRADVARVMAAAPFTPDARNRTFEIVSRDGLSGTPRHRVDVDWADDILTARRDHRHA; from the coding sequence ATGACCGACTCACAGCCACTCGACCGCGTCCTCGTCGCCGGTGCCAGCGGGGCCACCGGCGAGGAACTGCTGTCCGTCCTCCGCCCGACCGATCTCACCGTCCGTGCGACCACGCGCTCCTACGGAAACGTCGACGCGCTCGGGCGCCACGGGGCCGACGAGGTGGTCGTCGCCGACTTTTTCGACTCGGGCGACGCCGTCGCGGCCGTCGAGGACTGTGACCTCGTCTGCTGTGCGCTCGGAACGCCGCCGAGCCTGCGCCACACGATCGGCACCAAACTGGTCGATCGGACCGGCGTCATCAACCTCGTCACCGCCGCCGTCGCCGCGGAGGTTTCGTACTTCGTCTTCGAGAGCGCGATCGGGGTCGGCGACTCGAAGGCGGGGTTGTCGCTCCCGGCCCGGCTCTTGCTCCGAGGGTCACTCCGGGCCAAACGGGACGCCGAGACCGCGTTGCGCCGATCGGGGCTTGGGTACACGATCGTGCGTCCGGGACGGCTCACGGACGACCCGCCGAGCGGCGACGTCATCGTCGGGCAGGGCGGGGACTCCGTCGCCGGTTCGATCCCCCGGGCGGACGTCGCACGGGTCATGGCGGCCGCACCGTTTACCCCCGACGCCCGGAACCGGACGTTCGAGATCGTCAGCCGCGACGGGCTCTCGGGAACGCCCCGTCACCGCGTCGACGTCGACTGGGCCGACGATATTCTCACTGCTCGACGCGATCATCGACACGCCTAA
- a CDS encoding DUF7331 family protein, whose product MPDKTRGSNGVAEQETDDGTVRIFDTENDAAWLESDTTLSIAWQT is encoded by the coding sequence ATGCCGGACAAGACGCGCGGTTCCAACGGAGTCGCCGAACAGGAAACCGACGATGGCACCGTTCGCATCTTCGATACGGAAAACGATGCGGCCTGGCTCGAATCCGACACGACGCTCTCGATCGCCTGGCAGACCTGA
- a CDS encoding transporter: protein MVKLSTLVVLAGAVLLVFPIPPIASAFGGVAVIAIGLALRLLTDK, encoded by the coding sequence ATGGTCAAGCTCTCGACGCTCGTCGTCCTCGCCGGCGCGGTGCTGCTCGTCTTCCCGATTCCGCCGATCGCCAGCGCCTTCGGCGGGGTCGCCGTCATCGCCATCGGGCTCGCGCTTCGATTGCTGACGGACAAGTGA
- a CDS encoding N-acyl homoserine lactonase family protein produces MVDATLTPIDRGTVTSDVNNAVEGYVRGTANDPDPETMMGEGPVYNVIIEHPEGTILWDTGSHPAAADGHWPDDLYATFEHTGLRPLEDDLADAGYAVDDVDYVIQTHLHLDHAGGLYAFEGTDTPIVAHEDELKHAYYSVTTDEGDDAYVRGDFDRDLAWEIVHRDRRQLFDGLELLHLPGHTPGLLGVKLDLDDTGTVILAGDQAYTRANYEYGLPMGGYLLWSKRDWLESLRTLEDLERRHDARIVCGHAAEDLEAMREGL; encoded by the coding sequence ATGGTCGACGCGACGCTGACGCCGATCGATCGCGGGACAGTCACCAGCGATGTCAACAACGCTGTGGAGGGTTACGTCCGGGGGACCGCGAACGACCCCGATCCCGAGACGATGATGGGCGAGGGCCCGGTCTACAACGTCATTATCGAGCATCCCGAGGGGACGATCCTCTGGGACACCGGCTCCCATCCCGCGGCCGCCGACGGCCACTGGCCCGACGACCTCTATGCGACCTTCGAACACACCGGGCTGCGGCCGCTCGAGGACGACCTCGCCGACGCCGGCTACGCGGTCGACGACGTCGATTACGTGATCCAGACCCACCTCCATCTGGACCACGCCGGCGGCCTCTACGCCTTCGAGGGGACCGACACCCCGATCGTCGCTCACGAGGACGAACTGAAACACGCTTACTACAGCGTCACGACCGACGAGGGCGACGACGCCTACGTCCGCGGCGACTTCGATCGGGACCTCGCGTGGGAGATCGTCCACCGCGACCGGCGGCAGCTCTTCGACGGCCTCGAATTGCTCCACCTGCCGGGCCACACGCCCGGCCTCCTCGGAGTCAAACTCGACCTCGACGACACTGGCACGGTGATCCTCGCCGGCGATCAGGCCTACACGCGGGCCAACTACGAGTACGGACTCCCCATGGGCGGCTACCTCCTCTGGAGCAAGCGCGACTGGCTCGAGAGCCTGCGGACGCTCGAGGACCTCGAACGACGCCACGACGCGCGGATCGTCTGTGGCCACGCGGCCGAGGACCTCGAGGCGATGCGGGAGGGACTGTAA
- a CDS encoding acyl-CoA thioesterase, translating into MGANDTETEERAADGPAFQSVFENRVRFAETDQQGIVFYGEYFTFQDEAVSAFFRAIDYGYEQMRADGWQIHVVNTELNYRAGAEFEDVIVNELRVADIGTSSLEYEYRAKRERDDAVLVDGTVTQVAVDTETEEPTRIPDDFRDAVAALQGGLETDGQR; encoded by the coding sequence ATGGGAGCAAACGACACGGAGACCGAAGAGCGAGCGGCGGACGGCCCCGCGTTCCAGTCGGTCTTCGAGAACCGCGTTCGGTTCGCCGAGACCGACCAGCAGGGAATCGTCTTCTACGGGGAGTACTTCACGTTTCAGGACGAGGCCGTCTCCGCGTTCTTCCGCGCGATCGACTACGGCTACGAGCAAATGCGTGCGGACGGCTGGCAGATCCACGTCGTCAACACCGAGTTGAACTACCGAGCCGGCGCGGAGTTCGAGGACGTCATCGTCAACGAACTCCGGGTCGCCGACATCGGGACCTCGAGTCTCGAGTACGAGTACCGGGCGAAACGGGAACGCGACGACGCGGTCCTGGTCGACGGCACCGTCACGCAGGTCGCCGTCGACACCGAGACCGAGGAGCCGACCCGGATCCCCGACGACTTTCGCGACGCCGTCGCGGCACTTCAGGGTGGCCTCGAGACCGACGGGCAGCGCTAG
- a CDS encoding DUF7541 family protein: MSDHTQRLEPERGDGTKPWPLFVALGLAGSEVGIVVGLGPVAVAGLVVFAASLAGILVDAGYVDRPLPFAAKTGAAFVAVGAILAAHGTGTVSIALLEPLTGLASRGVALLVAGIATLVGAGLLWTRRPADERPDR; encoded by the coding sequence GTGAGCGACCACACGCAGCGACTCGAGCCCGAGCGGGGCGACGGGACGAAGCCGTGGCCGCTCTTCGTGGCCCTCGGCCTCGCCGGCTCCGAGGTCGGCATCGTCGTCGGCCTCGGTCCCGTCGCCGTCGCCGGCCTCGTGGTCTTTGCCGCCAGCCTCGCCGGAATCCTGGTTGACGCCGGCTACGTCGATCGGCCGCTTCCGTTCGCGGCAAAAACGGGCGCGGCGTTCGTGGCCGTCGGCGCGATACTGGCCGCCCACGGGACCGGAACGGTATCGATCGCCCTCCTCGAGCCCCTTACGGGGCTCGCGAGCAGGGGCGTTGCGCTGCTCGTCGCCGGGATCGCGACGCTCGTCGGCGCTGGCCTGCTGTGGACGCGGCGACCGGCGGACGAGCGTCCCGACCGATAG
- a CDS encoding alpha/beta fold hydrolase, whose protein sequence is MAGSYQPGDVEPISGSYVHVEVEGVDHRIYFEENGPEDGIPLLCQHTAGNNCQEWRHLLTDDEITEEFRVIAHDLPYHGKSVPPTTQDWWTEDYTMTAEKFTETLVNLADALDLEDPIYMGSSMGGNIALELADWYPERFRALIGLECGAHSPGFYIDWLDHPEVNTTEVNAYACWGLMAPQSPEQTKRETMYLYEQGATGVFKGDLYYYSVDHDYRDKLEEVNADECPLYIANGEYDYLTTPEDGRQTAEGIGEGATAIEFAEIGHFPMSEHPELFNAYVREVLADVTGDRDDELPDVLEPDDVGIELHQKGPARETETD, encoded by the coding sequence ATGGCGGGAAGCTACCAGCCGGGCGACGTCGAACCGATCAGCGGCTCGTACGTCCACGTGGAAGTGGAGGGCGTCGACCACCGGATCTATTTCGAGGAGAACGGCCCCGAAGACGGGATTCCGCTGCTCTGTCAGCACACCGCCGGCAATAACTGTCAGGAGTGGCGCCACCTCCTGACCGACGACGAGATAACCGAGGAGTTCCGCGTCATCGCCCACGACTTGCCCTACCACGGGAAATCGGTTCCGCCGACCACCCAGGACTGGTGGACCGAGGACTACACGATGACGGCCGAGAAGTTCACCGAGACGCTCGTCAACCTTGCCGACGCGCTCGACCTCGAGGATCCGATCTACATGGGCTCGAGCATGGGCGGCAACATCGCGCTCGAGTTGGCCGACTGGTATCCCGAGCGGTTCCGGGCGCTGATCGGCCTCGAGTGCGGTGCCCACAGCCCGGGCTTTTACATCGATTGGCTCGATCACCCCGAGGTAAACACGACGGAGGTCAACGCCTACGCCTGCTGGGGGCTGATGGCTCCCCAGAGCCCCGAGCAAACGAAACGCGAGACGATGTACCTCTACGAGCAGGGTGCGACGGGCGTGTTCAAGGGCGACCTCTACTACTACTCCGTCGACCATGACTACCGCGACAAGCTCGAAGAGGTCAACGCCGACGAGTGCCCCCTCTACATCGCCAACGGGGAGTACGACTATCTGACCACGCCGGAGGACGGCCGCCAGACCGCCGAAGGGATCGGCGAGGGCGCGACCGCGATCGAGTTCGCCGAGATCGGTCACTTCCCGATGAGCGAACACCCGGAGCTGTTCAACGCCTACGTTCGCGAGGTCCTCGCCGACGTCACCGGTGACCGAGACGACGAGCTTCCGGACGTCCTCGAACCCGACGACGTCGGGATCGAACTCCACCAGAAGGGGCCGGCCCGGGAGACGGAGACCGACTAG
- a CDS encoding DUF6684 family protein, whose protein sequence is MSRRAFDAEVTLDLAVNLLPFLIMAFFVGVFAVFNPWGVDPLQSALQFSILFATMGALAVATYLAARAIETDDRTRHDAGDS, encoded by the coding sequence ATGAGCAGACGCGCCTTCGACGCCGAAGTCACGCTCGATCTCGCGGTGAACCTGCTGCCGTTCCTGATCATGGCGTTTTTCGTCGGCGTCTTCGCCGTGTTCAACCCGTGGGGGGTCGACCCGCTCCAGTCGGCGCTCCAGTTTTCGATCCTGTTCGCGACGATGGGCGCGCTCGCGGTCGCGACCTATCTGGCCGCGCGGGCGATCGAAACCGACGACCGGACCCGCCACGACGCGGGCGACTCCTGA
- a CDS encoding methylmalonyl-CoA mutase family protein, with product MYDDEDLEAIREAADEWERETLAPTLERRGERKERFATVSNHEVDRLYTPDDVSDLDYREDLGFPGEEPYTRGPYPTMYRGRTWTMRQFAGFGTAEETNERFHYLIDEGQTGLSVAFDMPSLMGLDSDDPMSEGEIGKEGVAVDTLRDMEILFEGIDLAAISTSFTINPSAPVIYAMYVALADRRGVDRQQLRGTLQNDMFKEFIAQKEWVIPPEPSLDLVTDVVEFSTAETPKFHPISVSGYHIREAGSTAAQELAFTLADGFGYVEDAVERGLDVDEFAPRLSFFFNCHNSFFEEIAKFRAARRIYARVMDDWYDAAADESKRLKFHTQTAGQSLTAQQPLNNVARVTIQALAGVLGGTQSLHTNSFDEALALPGEKAVRVALRTQQIIAEESGAADIVDPMGGSFAVEALTDEIEATAMAYIEEIREMGNGSVRDGILNGIGDGYFLREIQEASYEYQERVERGGEIVVGVNEYTLEEDTSPDILQIDEATAERQLERLESVKADRDDAAVEDALEALDEACERGENTMPYIVDAVKAYATMGEIMAVFEERYGAYSEEIGLA from the coding sequence ATGTACGACGACGAGGACCTCGAGGCGATCCGCGAGGCGGCCGACGAGTGGGAGCGGGAGACGCTCGCGCCCACCCTCGAGCGCCGCGGTGAGCGAAAGGAGCGGTTCGCGACGGTGTCGAATCACGAGGTCGATCGACTCTACACGCCCGACGACGTCTCGGATCTCGACTACCGCGAGGACCTGGGATTCCCGGGCGAGGAACCGTACACCCGCGGGCCGTATCCGACGATGTATCGCGGACGGACCTGGACGATGCGGCAGTTCGCCGGCTTCGGAACCGCCGAGGAGACCAACGAGCGGTTTCACTACCTGATCGACGAGGGCCAGACCGGCCTCTCGGTGGCGTTCGACATGCCCTCGCTGATGGGGCTGGACTCGGACGACCCCATGAGCGAGGGCGAGATCGGCAAGGAAGGCGTCGCCGTCGACACGCTGCGGGACATGGAGATCCTCTTCGAGGGGATCGATCTCGCGGCAATCTCGACTTCGTTCACGATCAACCCCTCCGCGCCGGTGATCTACGCGATGTACGTCGCGCTGGCCGACCGGCGCGGCGTCGACCGCCAGCAGCTGCGGGGCACCCTCCAGAACGACATGTTCAAGGAGTTCATCGCCCAGAAGGAGTGGGTGATCCCGCCCGAGCCGTCGCTCGATCTCGTCACCGACGTCGTCGAGTTCAGCACGGCCGAGACGCCGAAGTTCCACCCGATCTCGGTCTCGGGCTATCACATCCGCGAGGCGGGCTCGACGGCGGCCCAGGAGTTGGCCTTCACCCTCGCGGACGGCTTCGGCTACGTCGAGGACGCCGTCGAACGCGGCCTCGATGTCGACGAGTTCGCTCCACGACTGTCCTTTTTCTTCAACTGTCACAACTCCTTCTTCGAGGAGATTGCGAAGTTCCGGGCGGCGCGACGGATCTACGCCCGGGTGATGGACGACTGGTACGACGCCGCGGCCGACGAATCCAAGCGGCTGAAATTCCACACGCAGACGGCGGGCCAGTCGCTGACCGCCCAGCAGCCGCTGAACAACGTCGCCCGGGTGACGATTCAGGCGCTGGCCGGCGTCCTCGGGGGCACCCAGTCGCTGCATACCAACAGCTTCGACGAGGCGCTGGCCCTGCCCGGCGAGAAGGCCGTCCGGGTCGCCCTGCGAACCCAGCAGATCATCGCCGAGGAGTCCGGCGCGGCCGACATCGTCGACCCCATGGGCGGCTCCTTCGCCGTCGAGGCGCTCACCGACGAGATCGAGGCGACGGCGATGGCCTACATCGAGGAGATCCGCGAGATGGGCAACGGGTCGGTCCGGGACGGGATCCTCAACGGCATCGGGGACGGCTACTTCCTCCGGGAGATTCAGGAGGCCTCCTACGAGTACCAGGAACGCGTCGAGCGCGGCGGGGAGATCGTCGTCGGCGTCAACGAGTACACACTGGAGGAAGACACTAGCCCCGACATCCTACAGATCGACGAGGCGACCGCCGAGCGCCAACTCGAGCGCCTCGAGTCGGTCAAGGCAGACCGGGACGACGCGGCCGTCGAGGACGCGCTCGAGGCGCTCGACGAGGCCTGCGAGCGCGGCGAGAACACGATGCCGTACATCGTCGACGCGGTGAAGGCCTACGCGACGATGGGCGAGATCATGGCCGTCTTCGAGGAGCGGTACGGGGCCTACAGCGAGGAGATCGGGCTGGCCTGA
- a CDS encoding GMP synthase subunit A, with translation MTKIVVVDNHGQFTHLEGRALRDLGVDTEIVDNDTPPEEVDADGVVLSGGPDMDRIGKSAAYLEADVPVLGICLGMQLIAAELGGSVGSGEYGGYADVTVDIVDDDDPLTGSLHPETRVWASHADEVTELPAGFELTARSDVCDVEAMSDTDRDLYGVQWHPEVAHTEEGEEIFENFLAICESR, from the coding sequence ATGACGAAGATCGTCGTGGTGGACAACCACGGACAGTTCACCCACCTCGAGGGCCGGGCGCTTCGCGACCTCGGCGTCGACACGGAGATCGTAGACAACGACACGCCTCCCGAGGAGGTCGACGCCGACGGCGTCGTCCTCTCGGGCGGCCCCGATATGGACCGGATCGGGAAGTCCGCCGCGTATCTCGAGGCGGACGTGCCGGTACTCGGTATCTGTCTGGGGATGCAACTGATCGCCGCGGAACTGGGCGGCAGCGTCGGCAGCGGCGAGTACGGCGGCTACGCGGACGTGACGGTCGACATCGTCGACGACGACGACCCGCTGACCGGCTCCTTGCACCCCGAGACCCGCGTCTGGGCGAGCCACGCCGACGAGGTCACCGAACTGCCCGCGGGGTTCGAGCTGACCGCGCGAAGCGACGTCTGTGACGTCGAGGCGATGAGCGACACCGACCGCGACCTCTACGGCGTCCAGTGGCATCCCGAGGTCGCCCACACCGAGGAGGGCGAGGAGATCTTCGAGAACTTCCTGGCGATCTGCGAGTCGCGGTAG
- a CDS encoding MBL fold metallo-hydrolase, with the protein MDRISLGNDEFEGRNNAYVLADDAAGELALVDTGIAVDPVRTDLRDGLANRGYETADIDAIVLTHFHADHAGLAGEIQAESGATVYVHEADAPLVAGEEDAVAAVEDRRRELLAEWGVPEDARRALLAFFESAEIEGPPAETTPVEDGDILAVGGHRLETVHAPGHAAGLCCFEIDDGDEAFVGDALLPVYTPNVGGADVRVDRPLEKYVGTLERLVDRDYDRAWPGHRDPIDDPTARAETILEHHRERAATIVEFLADHGPADAWTVSSHLFGDLEGIHILHGPGEAYAHLDHLRHEGIVAFEDGKYRLEREPDATEPIV; encoded by the coding sequence ATGGATCGAATTTCGCTCGGCAACGACGAGTTCGAGGGTCGGAACAACGCCTACGTTCTCGCCGACGACGCCGCGGGCGAACTCGCGCTCGTCGACACCGGGATCGCGGTCGATCCGGTCCGGACGGACCTCCGCGACGGGCTGGCCAACCGCGGCTACGAGACCGCCGACATCGACGCCATCGTCCTCACGCACTTCCACGCCGACCACGCCGGCCTGGCCGGCGAGATTCAGGCCGAGAGCGGGGCCACGGTCTACGTCCACGAGGCTGACGCCCCACTCGTCGCCGGTGAAGAAGACGCCGTCGCGGCCGTCGAGGATCGTCGCCGCGAACTGCTCGCGGAGTGGGGCGTCCCCGAGGACGCCCGGCGGGCACTGCTCGCGTTCTTCGAGTCGGCCGAGATCGAGGGCCCGCCGGCCGAGACGACGCCCGTCGAGGACGGCGACATCCTCGCGGTCGGCGGCCACCGCCTCGAGACGGTCCACGCGCCGGGCCACGCGGCGGGGCTGTGCTGTTTCGAGATCGACGACGGCGACGAGGCCTTCGTCGGCGACGCCCTGCTGCCGGTGTACACACCCAACGTCGGCGGTGCGGACGTCCGGGTCGACCGCCCCCTCGAGAAGTACGTCGGGACGCTGGAACGACTCGTCGACCGCGACTACGACCGGGCCTGGCCCGGCCACCGCGACCCCATCGACGACCCGACCGCCCGCGCCGAGACCATCCTCGAGCACCACCGCGAGCGGGCGGCGACGATCGTCGAGTTCCTGGCCGACCACGGCCCGGCCGACGCCTGGACGGTCAGTTCTCACCTGTTCGGCGACCTCGAGGGGATCCACATCCTCCACGGCCCCGGCGAGGCCTACGCCCACCTCGATCACCTCCGCCACGAGGGGATCGTCGCGTTCGAGGACGGGAAGTACCGGCTCGAGCGGGAGCCGGACGCCACCGAACCGATCGTCTGA